The following are from one region of the Acidimicrobiales bacterium genome:
- the truB gene encoding tRNA pseudouridine(55) synthase TruB, with product MSGRPPGPDGVAVVDKPAGWTSHDVVARSRRLLGTRKVGHAGTLDPGATGVLLLGAGRATRLLRFLSGLSKSYVGEVVLGVETTTLDDEGEVTATHDMAGVGVEDVRAAAAAFVGEIDQVPPMVSAVKVGGRRLHELARAGEVVERAPRRVTVHALAVDPVPGDELAFRLSVTCSSGTYVRSLAADLGRALGGGAHLRRLRRTAVGPFGLDEAVALDALAPDRLLPPAVALRGRPAVSVEDPDVVTAVGHGKVLPDEVLGIEGDGGGPWAVLDAAGTLLAVYERHGAGRVKPAVVLA from the coding sequence ATGAGCGGCCGCCCGCCCGGCCCCGACGGGGTGGCCGTGGTCGACAAGCCGGCCGGGTGGACGTCCCACGACGTCGTCGCCCGCTCCCGGCGCCTGCTCGGCACCCGCAAGGTCGGCCACGCCGGCACCCTCGACCCGGGCGCCACCGGGGTGCTGCTGCTCGGCGCCGGCCGGGCCACGCGCCTGCTGCGGTTCCTGTCGGGCCTGTCGAAGTCCTACGTCGGCGAGGTCGTGCTCGGGGTCGAGACGACGACCCTCGACGACGAGGGCGAGGTGACCGCCACCCACGACATGGCCGGCGTCGGCGTCGAGGACGTGCGGGCCGCGGCCGCGGCCTTCGTCGGGGAGATCGACCAGGTGCCGCCCATGGTGTCGGCGGTGAAGGTCGGCGGCCGCCGCCTCCACGAGCTGGCGCGGGCGGGGGAGGTGGTCGAGCGGGCCCCCCGGCGGGTGACCGTCCACGCCCTCGCCGTCGACCCGGTGCCGGGCGACGAGCTCGCCTTCCGCCTTTCCGTCACGTGCTCGTCGGGCACCTACGTGCGGTCGCTCGCCGCCGACCTCGGCCGGGCCCTCGGCGGCGGCGCCCACCTGCGCCGGCTGCGGCGGACGGCGGTCGGGCCGTTCGGCCTCGACGAGGCCGTCGCGCTCGACGCCCTCGCTCCCGACCGCCTCCTCCCGCCGGCGGTCGCGCTGCGGGGCCGGCCGGCGGTCAGTGTCGAGGACCCCGACGTGGTCACCGCCGTCGGCCACGGCAAGGTGCTGCCCGACGAGGTCCTCGGCATCGAGGGTGACGGCGGGGGGCCGTGGGCCGTCCTCGACGCCGCCGGCACCCTGCTCGCCGTGTACGAGCGCCACGGCGCCGGCCGGGTCAAGCCGGCCGTCGTCCTCGCCTAG
- a CDS encoding Fic family protein has product MIFEVPTVGPEEAAALDRIDDLRRQLRFYVAEPRRWVGSVRRVLSALAIQGSNSIEGYHVSVEDAVAAIEGDDPADARTEDWHAVTGYRRAMTYVLQLAQDPHFEYTAGLVRSLHFMMTEYSLEAGPGLWRPGAIWIRNDASGEIVYEGPEADVVPSLVEELVKQLSVETDVPALVRAAMAHLNLVMIHPFRDGNGRMARCLQTLVLAREGILVPEFSSIEEYLGANTHAYYAVLGAVGRGRWNPHHDARPWVRFCLEAHFVQAMSVLRRVRESESIWSALEALIVEHRLPNRSVAALFDATIGLRVRNAGYRTVLRGWEEEISNQVATIDLRAMVNAGLLERRGVKRGTYYVAAGPLLEVRAAYQRGRQPIDTSHLFTPQDGAGSAALRLPFDEP; this is encoded by the coding sequence GTGATCTTCGAGGTTCCAACCGTGGGCCCCGAGGAGGCAGCGGCGCTGGATCGCATCGACGACCTCCGCCGCCAACTTCGGTTCTATGTCGCCGAGCCGCGTCGTTGGGTCGGCTCGGTCCGACGTGTCCTGTCCGCACTGGCGATCCAAGGATCGAACAGCATCGAGGGCTACCACGTCTCCGTCGAGGACGCTGTTGCCGCCATCGAGGGCGACGACCCCGCCGATGCTCGGACCGAGGACTGGCACGCGGTGACGGGCTACCGGCGAGCCATGACGTACGTGCTGCAGCTGGCGCAGGATCCGCACTTCGAGTACACCGCCGGCCTCGTCCGGAGCCTCCACTTCATGATGACGGAGTACTCGCTCGAGGCCGGTCCTGGCCTCTGGCGCCCGGGAGCCATCTGGATTCGGAACGATGCGTCCGGCGAGATCGTGTACGAGGGCCCGGAAGCGGACGTCGTTCCCTCGCTGGTCGAGGAGCTGGTGAAGCAGCTGTCCGTCGAGACCGACGTCCCGGCGCTCGTCCGAGCGGCCATGGCGCATCTGAACCTCGTGATGATCCACCCCTTCAGAGACGGCAACGGGCGGATGGCCCGGTGCCTACAGACGCTCGTGCTCGCCCGTGAGGGAATCCTCGTTCCGGAGTTCTCCAGCATCGAGGAATACCTGGGTGCGAACACGCACGCCTACTACGCCGTGCTCGGCGCCGTCGGTCGGGGGCGGTGGAACCCGCACCACGACGCCCGGCCTTGGGTGCGGTTCTGCCTCGAGGCGCACTTCGTGCAAGCGATGAGCGTCCTGCGGCGTGTCCGCGAGTCGGAATCGATCTGGTCCGCTCTCGAAGCGCTGATCGTCGAGCACCGCCTACCGAATCGCTCCGTCGCCGCTCTGTTCGACGCCACCATCGGCCTGCGGGTTCGCAACGCCGGATACCGCACCGTCCTCCGGGGCTGGGAGGAGGAAATCTCGAACCAGGTTGCGACCATCGACCTGCGGGCGATGGTGAATGCCGGACTGCTCGAGCGTCGGGGCGTGAAACGGGGGACGTACTACGTAGCTGCCGGCCCGCTGCTCGAGGTTCGTGCGGCCTACCAGCGGGGGCGCCAGCCGATCGACACGTCACACCTCTTCACGCCCCAGGACGGCGCCGGGAGTGCCGCGCTCCGGTTGCCATTCGACGAGCCGTGA
- the rbfA gene encoding 30S ribosome-binding factor RbfA → MTRRPTGQRHYPRTARLNELLREIVADELERVDDDRLVLVTVTGVEVEPDLRHATVWFDSPAGEEGDEEVLAGLADARVRLQAAVGRQARTKRVPELSFRPDPAVRQGLRVEDILRRLHEEGDRPG, encoded by the coding sequence ATGACCCGCCGACCGACCGGACAGCGCCACTACCCCCGCACGGCCCGGCTGAACGAGCTGCTGCGGGAGATCGTGGCCGACGAGCTGGAGCGGGTGGACGACGACCGGCTCGTGCTCGTGACGGTGACCGGCGTGGAGGTCGAGCCCGACCTCCGCCACGCCACCGTGTGGTTCGACTCGCCGGCCGGCGAGGAGGGCGACGAGGAGGTGCTGGCCGGCCTGGCCGACGCGAGGGTCCGCCTCCAGGCCGCCGTCGGCCGCCAGGCGAGGACCAAGCGGGTGCCGGAGCTGTCGTTCCGGCCCGACCCGGCCGTCCGCCAGGGCCTGCGGGTGGAGGACATCCTGCGCCGCCTCCACGAGGAGGGCGACCGGCCGGGATGA
- a CDS encoding sugar O-acetyltransferase, protein MSDGRTQRERMLAGDPYLADDPQLRDEAARARRLQEAYNATPAADRDARRRLLEELLGAFGEDSEIRPPFACDYGYHVRVGARTFVNFGLVALDVAPITIGDDVQMGPYVQLLTPTHPVEAAARLAKWEAARPITIADNVWLGGGVVVLPGVTIGENTVVGAGAVVTRDLPADVVAVGNPARVVRALPEAGSGSRLVEWQPERGTPGAVLGREEV, encoded by the coding sequence GTGAGCGACGGCCGCACGCAGCGGGAGCGGATGCTGGCCGGCGACCCGTACCTCGCCGACGACCCGCAGCTGCGGGACGAGGCGGCCCGCGCCCGGCGGCTCCAGGAGGCCTACAACGCCACGCCGGCGGCCGACCGCGACGCCCGCCGGCGGCTCCTCGAGGAGCTGCTCGGGGCGTTCGGGGAGGACAGCGAGATCCGCCCGCCGTTCGCCTGCGACTACGGCTACCACGTGCGCGTCGGGGCGAGGACGTTCGTCAACTTCGGCCTGGTGGCCCTCGACGTGGCCCCGATCACGATCGGCGACGACGTGCAGATGGGGCCGTACGTGCAGCTGCTGACCCCGACCCACCCCGTCGAGGCCGCGGCCCGGCTGGCCAAGTGGGAGGCGGCCCGGCCCATCACCATCGCCGACAACGTGTGGCTGGGCGGCGGCGTGGTCGTCCTGCCCGGCGTGACCATCGGCGAGAACACCGTCGTCGGGGCGGGCGCCGTCGTCACCCGCGACCTGCCGGCGGACGTGGTCGCCGTCGGCAACCCGGCCAGGGTCGTGCGGGCCCTGCCGGAGGCGGGGAGCGGGTCACGGCTCGTCGAATGGCAACCGGAGCGCGGCACTCCCGGCGCCGTCCTGGGGCGTGAAGAGGTGTGA
- a CDS encoding bifunctional riboflavin kinase/FAD synthetase, whose translation MEVVREPDCPRPDGGTVVTIGAYDGVHLGHRALVAEVRRRAERLGCASAVVTFDRHPATVVRPESAPLLLTDLDQKLELLASTGLDYALVVQFDAERARESAEDFVRRTLVGCLGARSVVVGDDFHFGHRRRGNVDLLTSMGADLGFDVLGLRLVADGEEAYSSTRIRRALAAGDVAAAATMLGRPHEVRGRVVRGDGRGGPELGYPTANVEVPPGILLPADGVYAGWYERPSGEVHEAAISLGRRPQFYETADASLLEAHLPGFDGDLYGEAAKVRFVARLRGQERYETVDALIEQMGRDVDATRAALA comes from the coding sequence GTGGAGGTGGTGCGCGAGCCCGACTGCCCGCGGCCCGACGGGGGCACGGTCGTCACGATCGGGGCCTACGACGGGGTGCACCTCGGCCACCGCGCCCTCGTCGCCGAGGTCCGCCGGCGGGCGGAGCGGCTGGGCTGCGCCAGCGCCGTCGTCACCTTCGACCGCCACCCCGCCACCGTCGTCCGCCCCGAGTCGGCCCCCCTGCTGCTCACCGACCTCGACCAGAAGCTCGAGCTGCTGGCCTCGACCGGGCTCGACTACGCGCTGGTCGTCCAGTTCGACGCCGAGCGGGCGAGGGAGTCGGCCGAGGACTTCGTGCGCCGGACGCTCGTCGGCTGCCTCGGGGCCCGGTCGGTGGTCGTCGGCGACGACTTCCACTTCGGCCACCGGCGTCGCGGCAACGTCGACCTGCTCACCAGCATGGGCGCCGACCTCGGCTTCGACGTGCTCGGCCTGCGCCTCGTGGCCGACGGCGAGGAGGCGTACTCGTCGACCCGCATCCGCCGGGCGCTCGCCGCCGGCGACGTGGCCGCCGCCGCCACGATGCTCGGCCGCCCCCACGAGGTGCGGGGCCGGGTGGTGCGGGGCGACGGCCGGGGCGGCCCCGAGCTCGGCTACCCGACGGCGAACGTGGAGGTCCCGCCCGGGATCCTGCTGCCCGCCGACGGCGTGTACGCCGGCTGGTACGAGCGGCCGTCGGGCGAGGTCCACGAGGCCGCCATCTCCCTCGGCCGCCGCCCCCAGTTCTACGAGACGGCCGACGCCTCGCTGCTCGAGGCCCACCTGCCCGGCTTCGACGGCGACCTGTACGGCGAGGCCGCCAAGGTCCGCTTCGTCGCCCGCCTGAGGGGCCAGGAGCGCTACGAGACCGTCGACGCGCTCATCGAGCAGATGGGCCGGGACGTGGACGCCACCAGGGCCGCGCTGGCGTGA
- a CDS encoding DUF503 domain-containing protein, with translation MFACALSIDLHLPECRSLKAKRAVVKPIVEGLRRRYHVAAAEVGHADSWQRAELGVAVVSGSQHHASDILDEVERYVWSFPEVQVLATSRSWLEDAR, from the coding sequence ATGTTCGCCTGTGCCCTGTCCATCGACCTCCACCTCCCCGAGTGCCGCTCGCTGAAGGCCAAGCGCGCCGTCGTGAAGCCGATCGTCGAGGGGTTGCGGCGGCGCTACCACGTGGCCGCGGCCGAGGTCGGCCACGCCGACTCCTGGCAGCGGGCCGAGCTCGGCGTCGCCGTCGTGTCCGGCTCGCAGCACCACGCGTCCGACATCCTCGACGAGGTCGAGCGCTACGTGTGGTCGTTCCCGGAGGTGCAGGTGCTCGCCACGAGCCGTTCCTGGCTGGAGGACGCCCGATGA